A section of the Rhea pennata isolate bPtePen1 chromosome 24, bPtePen1.pri, whole genome shotgun sequence genome encodes:
- the TMEM218 gene encoding transmembrane protein 218, translated as MGGPVLGVGPGVLALAVLWAAALLLCLALARAPGPARLAVVLVPLGAALLSAALLLFPREGERPAPPGAAQIVDTFFIGRYVLLAILILVFLGSLFLILVYHIAEPVYAKPLRPS; from the exons atGGGCGGCCCGGTACTAGGAGTGGGGCCCGGCGTGCTGGCGCTGGCGGTGCTCTgggccgcggcgctgctgcTCTGCCTCGCGCTggcccgcgcgcccggcccggcccg GCTCGCCGTGGTGCTGGTGCCGCTGGGCGCCGCGCTGCTCAGCGCCGCGCTGCTGCTCTTCCCGCGGGAGGGcgagcgcccggcgccgcccggcgccgcccaG ATCGTGGACACCTTCTTCATCGGCCGCTACGTCCTCCTTGCCATCCTCATTCTGGTCTTTCTCGGAAGCCTCTTCCTGATCCTGGTTTACCACATCGCCGAGCCGGTGTACGCCAAACCACTCCGTCCCAGCTAG